AATGTTAAATACTTTTGCACTCTTCGTTGCAAACGGACTCATTTTTTCTTCTGCACATTTATCGCCCTCGCTTTTCTGCCAGCTTAAACTCGTTTTTAATTGTTTTGCTTTTATCCCATTATATGCTCACGCTTCGCCCTCTTTCAATATCTTTTTGATATTGAATAAAAACAAAGTTGCTGCAACAGTTACCGAGATAAAATCCGAAACCGGCTCTGCTAAAAAGACAGCAAACACCTTGTCCGCAAAGAAATGCGGCAAAATATAGATCAACGGGATCAGCAGGATGATCTTTCGCAGACACGCAATAAATAACGAAATTTTTGCCTGACCAAGTGCCATAAATACCTGCTGTACTGCAAGCTGAATGCCAAATACTCCGGTTGCTGCCATATAGATGCGCAGTGCCCATTTTGTCATTTCGAATAGTTCCTGCGAACTGCTGTTAAACAGATGTACAAAAGCACCCGGTGCAATTTCCACTGCCAGCCAGAAGATCACAGTGTATGTAAAACTGCAGATCAAAAGCAGATGGTATGCTTTTTTAACACGATCCATCTTTTTTGCTCCGTAGTTAAAACTCATGATCGGCTGGGCCCCCTGTGCAATTCCCTGTACCGGCATAAACTGAAGCTGCATAATACTGCTTAAGATCGTCATGGCTCCGACCGCCACATCACCGCCGTAACGTGACAGCGATGCATTAAATGCGATATTGATCGCACTCTCCGTCGCATTCATGATAAAAGGTGATACGCCGAGCGCGCATACCGGTAAAAGCACCGATGCTTTTGGTTTGAAATATTTTGTTTTTATTTTCAGTTTTGTCTGTTTTCCTGTCAGGAAACAAATAACCCAGATCGCTGATATTGCCTGCGATATCACGGTTGCAAGTGCAGCCCCCTGCACGCCCATGCCAAATACAAAAATGAAAACCGGATCTAAAATAATATTGCAGACCGCCCCAATCAGGACTGTTTTCATCCCCACTTTTGAAAATCCCTGTGTATTGATAAAGGAATTTAATCCCATTGTCAGCATGACAAACAATGTTCCTTTTCCATAAATCTTCAGATAGGAAAGTGCATACGGCAGCGTGTTCTCACTTGCACCAAACAACATCAGAAGCGGCTCGGCTGTAAATTCCAATACCACCGTTAAAATAACTGCAATCACAACCAGCGCCATTGTACAGTTTCCAAGTATTTCCTCCGCTTCGTCATTTTTTTCTTTTCCCATGTAAATCGCAACACGCGGTGCCCCTCCATATCCGATCAGACCGGAAAATGCTGTGACAAGCATCAGTATTGGAAAACATAAACCCAGACCGGTCAGTGCCACGCCTCCGTTTTCCTGGATATGACCAATATAGATACGGTCTACAAGATTATAAAGAAGATTGACAAGCTGTGCGATCACGGACGGTATTGCCAATGTCAGCAAAAGCTTTCCAACACTGCCCTCTCCCAGGTTGATTTCATTTTTTGACTGTTTCATTTGTATGTTCTCTTCTTTCGTTAATTTTTACATCTGTCTTTATTTTTATAAAGTCTGCATCAAAGATTTACACTTGCGCCACACTAAATTTTTCCAAAATCTTTTTCTGCTTATAGTGATAATAAATGATCATACCGACAGCACTGACAAACCAGGTGACCGGGTAGCATGCGACGATCTGTGAAAGTGTCCCATCCGGCACGATCCAGGTAACCCATACGACACGCAGCACACAGATACCGAGCATCGTCATTGCCGTAGACACAAGCACATGTCCCTGCGCACGCAGTGAACCGGAATATACCTCGATAAACACAAACAGAAAATAGGTCGGTGATATGATCTGCATCATGCCAAGACCGATCTCCACCACATTTGCATCCGTGGTAAATATACTAAATAAAAACCTTCCGGCAGACATTAAGATCACACTTAACAGGATTGCTGTCACAAACGCCATACCAAGACACTCTTTCGTTCCTTTGCGGACACGGTCCATTTTCCCTGCGCCAAAATTCTGTCCAACAAACGTGGTTGCCGCAATTCCAAATGCGCTGTTGATCATCCAGAAAAGGCTG
The Roseburia rectibacter DNA segment above includes these coding regions:
- a CDS encoding MATE family efflux transporter, translating into MKQSKNEINLGEGSVGKLLLTLAIPSVIAQLVNLLYNLVDRIYIGHIQENGGVALTGLGLCFPILMLVTAFSGLIGYGGAPRVAIYMGKEKNDEAEEILGNCTMALVVIAVILTVVLEFTAEPLLMLFGASENTLPYALSYLKIYGKGTLFVMLTMGLNSFINTQGFSKVGMKTVLIGAVCNIILDPVFIFVFGMGVQGAALATVISQAISAIWVICFLTGKQTKLKIKTKYFKPKASVLLPVCALGVSPFIMNATESAINIAFNASLSRYGGDVAVGAMTILSSIMQLQFMPVQGIAQGAQPIMSFNYGAKKMDRVKKAYHLLLICSFTYTVIFWLAVEIAPGAFVHLFNSSSQELFEMTKWALRIYMAATGVFGIQLAVQQVFMALGQAKISLFIACLRKIILLIPLIYILPHFFADKVFAVFLAEPVSDFISVTVAATLFLFNIKKILKEGEA